A stretch of the Streptosporangium sp. NBC_01755 genome encodes the following:
- the hflX gene encoding GTPase HflX — protein MDLAERQALRRVVGLSTELEDVTEVEYRQLRLERVVLVGVWTSGTAIDAENSLLELKLLAETAGSEVLEGLIQRRQKPDTATYIGAGKAQELADIVSATGADTVVCDGELSPGQLRQLEETVKVKVIDRTMLILDIFAQHAKSREGKAQVELAQLNYLLPRLRGWGGNLSRQVGGRAAGGVGMGGRGPGETKIELDRRRIRERMAKLRRQIGGMTTARETKRARRLQREVPAVAIAGYTNAGKSSLLNRLTGAGVLVEDSLFATLDPTVRRAHTPDGRLFTLADTVGFVRHLPHQLVEAFRSTLEEVGDADLILHVVDGSHPDPESQLAAVREVITDIEGARDIPEIVVINKADAADPVVLAQLTARERHTVVVSARTGAGIDELRAVIERELPRFDQEVRLLVPYERGDLISRVHGEGEVLGIEHTEDGTILHARVLPGLFAELEKTAKPVETV, from the coding sequence ATGGACCTGGCCGAGCGCCAGGCGCTCCGCCGGGTGGTGGGCCTCTCCACGGAGTTGGAAGACGTCACCGAGGTCGAATACCGCCAGCTGCGACTTGAGCGGGTCGTCCTGGTCGGCGTCTGGACCTCCGGTACGGCGATCGACGCCGAAAACTCCCTCCTGGAGCTCAAGCTCCTCGCCGAGACCGCGGGTTCAGAGGTGCTGGAGGGGCTGATCCAGCGCCGCCAGAAGCCCGACACGGCGACCTACATCGGTGCGGGCAAGGCGCAGGAGCTCGCCGACATCGTCTCCGCCACCGGTGCCGACACCGTGGTGTGCGACGGTGAGCTGAGCCCCGGCCAGCTCCGCCAGCTTGAGGAGACGGTCAAGGTCAAGGTCATCGACCGGACCATGCTGATCCTCGACATCTTCGCCCAGCACGCCAAGAGCCGCGAGGGCAAGGCCCAGGTCGAGCTCGCACAGCTCAACTACCTCCTGCCGCGCCTGCGAGGCTGGGGTGGCAACCTGTCCCGCCAGGTCGGCGGGCGTGCCGCGGGCGGCGTCGGCATGGGCGGTCGCGGTCCCGGTGAGACCAAGATCGAGCTGGACCGCCGCCGGATCCGCGAGCGGATGGCCAAGCTGCGCCGCCAGATCGGCGGGATGACCACCGCCCGCGAGACCAAGCGGGCACGACGCCTGCAGCGCGAGGTCCCCGCCGTGGCCATCGCCGGATACACCAACGCGGGCAAGTCCTCGCTGCTGAACCGGCTGACCGGCGCCGGAGTGCTGGTCGAGGACTCCCTGTTCGCCACGCTCGACCCGACGGTCCGCAGGGCGCACACGCCCGACGGCCGCCTGTTCACGCTGGCCGACACCGTCGGGTTCGTCCGGCACCTGCCGCACCAGCTCGTCGAGGCATTCCGCTCCACGCTTGAGGAGGTCGGCGATGCCGACCTGATCCTGCACGTGGTCGACGGCTCGCACCCCGACCCCGAGTCGCAGCTCGCCGCGGTGCGTGAGGTGATCACCGATATCGAGGGCGCCCGCGACATTCCGGAGATCGTGGTCATCAACAAGGCCGACGCCGCCGACCCGGTGGTGCTGGCCCAGCTGACCGCGCGGGAAAGGCACACGGTCGTGGTCTCGGCCCGCACGGGCGCCGGGATCGACGAGCTGAGAGCCGTGATCGAGCGGGAGCTGCCCCGGTTCGACCAGGAGGTCAGGCTTCTCGTGCCGTACGAGCGCGGCGACCTGATCTCCAGGGTGCACGGGGAGGGTGAGGTCCTCGGCATCGAGCACACCGAGGACGGCACGATCCTGCACGCCAGGGTCCTGCCCGGCCTCTTCGCGGAGCTGGAGAAGACCGCCAAGCCGGTCGAGACCGTCTGA
- a CDS encoding SpoIIE family protein phosphatase — MGSGGATVLVVDDTPTKLYILSSWLRRSGHQVVQATGGMEALAKVRELQPDLVVLDVRLPDISGYEVCEQIKADAATSSIPVIQISGAAITPADRAQGLERGADAYLAEPVEPDEFAATVEATLRYYRARQRAELMARRLAALTEVTLSMNSAETFDELLTTAVEGTSRILERQAGTLALPPDGRTRRFVAMPPENVAVAKVAAPETLDRLSAMSLGDSAGTQVFTVPTADWMGLIPDAKIGGDVSAVVCRTKLGRPPVYLGVEGVPPLDTDESNVLRQLGQALALAVDALRAYAEEHAIALTLQRSLLPARIPEIPGLTISWRYQPAVDNVEVGGDFYEVLRPDHRVLIAIGDVQGHSLLAATVMAELRHALRATVIGTSDLGTSTALLNDVLRRYHPGMTATVCLLLLDPVSGEMEVANAGHIPPLLIADGQARYHRLGNLLLGVTEESYRVDRVNVPRGGSVLMFTDGLIEDRDKLLDESLEIVRQLAEGAEEDLEVFCDRLIERFGAREDDVALVMFRRER; from the coding sequence ATGGGTAGCGGCGGGGCGACGGTGCTGGTCGTGGACGACACCCCGACCAAGCTGTACATCCTGTCGAGCTGGCTGCGCCGCTCGGGACACCAGGTCGTGCAGGCCACCGGCGGCATGGAGGCGCTCGCCAAGGTCAGGGAGCTCCAGCCGGACCTGGTCGTCCTCGACGTACGGCTGCCCGACATCAGCGGTTACGAGGTCTGCGAGCAGATCAAGGCCGACGCGGCGACGTCGTCGATACCGGTCATCCAGATCTCCGGGGCGGCGATCACCCCGGCCGACCGTGCCCAGGGGCTCGAACGCGGAGCCGACGCCTACCTGGCGGAGCCGGTCGAGCCTGACGAGTTCGCCGCGACGGTCGAGGCCACGCTGCGCTACTACCGCGCCCGGCAACGAGCCGAGCTGATGGCCCGGCGGCTGGCCGCCCTCACCGAGGTCACGCTCTCGATGAACTCCGCCGAGACGTTCGACGAGCTTCTCACCACGGCCGTCGAGGGGACCTCCCGGATCCTGGAGCGGCAGGCGGGCACGCTGGCCCTGCCTCCCGACGGCCGGACCCGCAGGTTCGTCGCCATGCCTCCGGAGAACGTCGCCGTCGCCAAGGTCGCGGCGCCGGAAACGCTGGACAGGTTGAGCGCGATGTCCCTGGGCGACTCCGCGGGCACCCAGGTTTTCACGGTCCCCACCGCCGACTGGATGGGGCTGATACCCGACGCGAAGATCGGCGGTGATGTCTCGGCCGTGGTCTGCCGCACCAAGCTGGGCAGGCCCCCCGTCTACCTCGGGGTGGAGGGGGTCCCGCCGCTCGACACCGACGAGTCCAACGTGCTGCGCCAGCTCGGCCAGGCCCTCGCCCTCGCCGTGGACGCGCTTCGGGCGTACGCCGAGGAGCACGCGATCGCCCTCACCCTGCAGCGCAGCCTGCTGCCGGCGCGGATCCCCGAGATACCCGGGCTCACGATCAGCTGGCGGTACCAGCCGGCGGTCGACAACGTCGAGGTCGGCGGCGACTTCTACGAGGTCCTGCGGCCGGACCACCGGGTGCTCATCGCCATCGGCGACGTCCAGGGACACTCGCTGCTGGCCGCCACCGTCATGGCGGAGCTGCGCCACGCACTGCGTGCCACCGTCATCGGCACCTCGGACCTCGGCACGTCGACGGCCCTGCTCAACGATGTGCTGCGGCGCTATCACCCCGGTATGACCGCCACCGTCTGCCTGCTCCTGCTCGACCCGGTGAGCGGGGAGATGGAGGTCGCCAACGCGGGGCACATCCCGCCCCTGCTCATCGCCGACGGCCAGGCCCGCTACCACCGCCTGGGCAATCTCCTGCTGGGCGTGACCGAGGAGAGCTACCGGGTCGACCGGGTGAACGTGCCGCGGGGAGGCTCGGTGCTGATGTTCACCGACGGACTCATCGAGGACCGCGACAAGCTGCTCGACGAGAGCCTGGAGATCGTACGGCAGCTGGCCGAGGGGGCGGAGGAGGACCTGGAGGTCTTCTGCGACCGGCTGATCGAGAGGTTCGGCGCGAGGGAGGACGACGTGGCGCTGGTCATGTTCCGCCGCGAGAGGTGA
- the hutI gene encoding imidazolonepropionase — translation MTVRLLTNIGRLWTGNDVFSNAAILVHNDRIAWVGRAADLPQSVPGVVDDIVDVDHVENLGGALVTPGLIDAHTHPVYAGNRYAEMAMRSGGSTPSAITAAGGGIGSTVTVTRGTDPWTLCNGVRERLRDWLLSGTTTIEAKTGYHLTRDGELADVRLLRELEKEPMMPRVHVTFMAAHVVPPEYFGRQRDYVEAVGAWCADAAAAGADGVDVYCDEGHFTAEEARWVLASGRNVGLQPRVHAGAYTRRGAVQLAAELGCASADLLHHTTDEDIAILARYGVPAVVCPGTALQRGSLPPVRRMLAQGVTVALGSDHNPGHCGITSMSLVISLAVAAFGMSVGDALRAATLGGATVLGASDRGVLAPGRLADIVQWDADHEGAFAWAFGLKPRRVWRGGTPVQ, via the coding sequence ATGACGGTCCGCCTTCTGACCAACATCGGCCGGCTCTGGACCGGAAACGATGTGTTCAGCAACGCGGCGATCCTCGTTCACAACGACCGGATCGCCTGGGTCGGCCGAGCCGCGGATCTGCCGCAGAGTGTGCCCGGCGTCGTCGACGACATCGTCGACGTCGACCACGTCGAGAACCTGGGTGGCGCGCTGGTCACCCCAGGCCTGATCGACGCGCACACCCACCCGGTCTACGCGGGCAACCGCTACGCCGAGATGGCGATGCGCTCCGGCGGTTCCACCCCTTCCGCGATCACCGCGGCGGGCGGCGGCATCGGTTCCACCGTGACGGTCACCCGGGGCACCGACCCCTGGACACTCTGCAACGGTGTCCGTGAGCGACTCCGGGACTGGCTGCTCAGCGGCACCACCACCATCGAGGCCAAAACCGGCTACCACCTCACCCGCGACGGCGAACTGGCCGACGTGCGGCTCCTGCGCGAGCTGGAGAAGGAGCCGATGATGCCGCGGGTGCACGTGACCTTCATGGCCGCGCACGTCGTCCCGCCCGAATACTTCGGCCGCCAGCGCGACTACGTCGAGGCCGTGGGCGCCTGGTGCGCCGACGCCGCGGCGGCGGGAGCCGATGGCGTCGACGTCTACTGCGACGAGGGCCACTTCACCGCGGAGGAGGCCCGCTGGGTCCTGGCCTCCGGGCGCAACGTCGGCCTGCAGCCCCGCGTGCACGCCGGAGCCTACACCCGCCGCGGTGCCGTCCAGCTCGCCGCCGAACTCGGCTGCGCCTCCGCAGACCTGCTCCACCACACCACCGACGAGGACATCGCGATCCTGGCCCGCTACGGAGTCCCCGCCGTGGTCTGCCCCGGAACCGCCCTCCAGCGCGGCAGCCTGCCTCCTGTCCGCCGGATGCTCGCCCAGGGGGTCACCGTGGCCCTCGGCAGCGATCACAACCCGGGCCACTGCGGCATCACCTCGATGTCGCTGGTCATCAGCCTCGCGGTGGCGGCCTTCGGGATGAGCGTCGGCGACGCCCTGCGCGCCGCCACTCTCGGTGGCGCCACGGTCCTCGGGGCTTCCGACCGCGGTGTTCTCGCCCCCGGACGCCTGGCCGACATCGTCCAGTGGGACGCCGACCACGAGGGCGCCTTCGCCTGGGCCTTCGGACTCAAGCCCCGCCGGGTCTGGCGCGGAGGCACCCCTGTCCAGTAG
- a CDS encoding DegV family protein, whose translation MSPPVAVVTDSTAYLPREQVSGLGIIVVPLQVVVGGRSLDDTAWPDGASMDDMLGERAPVTTSRPAPRRFADAYRQAAARGATGIVSIHLSSEMSGTVEAARAGAEDSPVPVDVVDSRSIAMGLGFPVLAAAGAAAAGATRTEVADAARRRAESIRSFFYVDTLEYLRRGGRIGAAATLLGSALMIKPILHISDGAIVPLEKVRTASRAIARLEDLAVEAAGTAPVEVAVQHLGAAARAEALAARLPRRIPALVKVAVVEVGLVIGAHVGPGMLGITVSLPHS comes from the coding sequence ATGTCGCCACCGGTCGCCGTCGTCACGGATTCCACCGCCTACCTCCCGCGAGAGCAGGTCTCCGGCCTGGGAATCATCGTGGTACCGCTCCAGGTGGTCGTGGGAGGCAGGTCGCTCGACGACACGGCGTGGCCCGACGGCGCGAGCATGGACGACATGCTCGGGGAGCGGGCCCCGGTGACGACCTCCAGGCCCGCCCCGCGGCGTTTCGCGGACGCCTACCGGCAGGCGGCGGCCCGGGGCGCGACCGGCATCGTCTCCATCCACCTGTCCTCGGAGATGTCCGGTACGGTCGAGGCCGCCCGCGCGGGAGCCGAGGATTCGCCCGTTCCGGTCGACGTCGTCGACAGCAGATCCATCGCCATGGGCCTCGGATTCCCCGTCCTCGCCGCCGCGGGTGCCGCCGCCGCGGGCGCGACCCGGACGGAGGTGGCGGACGCCGCCCGCCGCCGCGCGGAGTCGATCCGCAGCTTCTTCTATGTCGACACCCTGGAATACCTGCGAAGGGGAGGCCGGATCGGTGCGGCGGCGACCCTCCTCGGCTCGGCACTGATGATCAAACCGATCCTGCACATCTCTGATGGGGCGATCGTTCCCCTGGAGAAGGTCCGTACGGCGAGCCGTGCCATCGCCCGTCTTGAGGACCTCGCGGTCGAGGCGGCGGGCACCGCCCCGGTGGAGGTCGCCGTCCAGCATCTCGGTGCCGCGGCCCGTGCCGAGGCACTGGCAGCGCGCCTGCCCCGGCGCATCCCCGCACTCGTCAAGGTCGCAGTCGTCGAGGTCGGCTTGGTCATCGGCGCCCATGTCGGCCCCGGGATGCTCGGCATCACCGTCTCCCTCCCGCACTCCTGA
- a CDS encoding ComEA family DNA-binding protein, translated as MWPGGQSGPQDAVSLDGPAAHTRSAPVPPAFEALRKVVAAQGQALGPGRPGLRLLLLVALTAAVAGGVYAWRSQPEPEPLAPPVPISGSPLSEPVNASRPLSRPAIELTVHVTGKVRRPGVITLPGGSRVADAVRAAGGVRGAAATGSLNLARRLVDGEQIVVGSAVAAAPALVDPADPATAAVDLNTATAEQLDRLPGVGEVLARRITEYRAAHGGFRTVEQLRDVSGIGDRKYAEMRDRVRV; from the coding sequence GTGTGGCCAGGTGGTCAGAGCGGGCCGCAGGATGCCGTTTCCCTCGACGGGCCCGCCGCGCACACGCGTTCCGCGCCGGTTCCCCCGGCCTTCGAGGCACTGCGTAAGGTCGTGGCCGCACAGGGACAGGCTCTCGGCCCGGGCAGGCCGGGGTTGCGTCTCCTGCTGCTCGTCGCCCTGACGGCCGCCGTCGCCGGTGGTGTGTACGCCTGGAGATCCCAGCCGGAGCCCGAGCCCCTGGCCCCGCCGGTGCCGATCTCCGGGTCTCCGCTGTCGGAACCTGTCAACGCCTCACGGCCGCTGTCCAGGCCGGCCATCGAGCTGACGGTTCACGTGACCGGCAAGGTCCGTCGTCCCGGGGTGATCACGTTGCCCGGGGGGTCCCGGGTCGCCGACGCGGTCCGGGCGGCCGGAGGCGTTCGCGGGGCAGCCGCCACGGGATCTCTCAACCTCGCGCGCAGGCTCGTCGACGGTGAGCAGATCGTCGTCGGCTCCGCCGTCGCGGCGGCACCCGCCCTTGTGGATCCAGCGGACCCCGCCACCGCCGCCGTCGACCTCAACACGGCCACGGCCGAGCAGCTCGATCGGCTACCGGGCGTGGGCGAGGTGCTCGCCCGGCGCATCACCGAATACCGCGCCGCGCACGGCGGCTTCCGCACCGTTGAGCAGCTCCGCGACGTGAGTGGCATAGGTGACCGTAAGTACGCCGAGATGCGCGACAGGGTCCGCGTGTGA
- a CDS encoding ComEC/Rec2 family competence protein: protein MTRRLRKPVTMRTGTVECAGKTEGPGGSGVLGEVGGFRSSGEERGAHAAYLVLPAAASWVTALVLLGRPAATGAVVAALTAVGALAVALLVRTGRTAGRRNAVIAVLGCTAAVAGSVAFRVHAAGTGPVAELAGRHASAVMEVVVTDDPREVARRGGLFRRESFVVPARVESVGTGAGRVTLRAPVVLFVSGAEWRSLLPSQRVEISGRFGPADPGELLAAVVLVRGAPRVLSGPSWEQRAAGALRSGLRKAAEVLPPAQRGLLPGLVVGDVSRMDDQVRADFKAAGLSHLLAVSGANLAIVAGAAVAMARMAGLPLAVRAVLAISAMVAFSVVARPSPSVLRALLMGGVAAVALGTGRSRDGVAALSATVLGLILFVPDLARSYGFALSVFATAGILVLAPRWRDRLSARMPRWTAEAIAVAAAAQAAVTPVLVLMSGQLAPVAIPANLLAGPAVAPATLLGFAVALVAPLHMGLAQLLVRPAGLATGWIIEVAEHTAGLPLGVLPWPGGVTGLLLLAGAVPLAVLALRHRRARLIALAAVAGLVLAVTVAVPIVTRWPPRGWLLVACDVGQGDALLVAAGPGRAVVVDAGPDPVLVDRCLRSMGVREVPLVILTHPHLDHVGGLDGVFRGRAVGAVLVTPHGTGGDAGEHEEARLSEDLARRRVVEWAASPGASWRFGPSELTVIGPAAEASLTGAGKGAAVNNASVVVHVRWAAGSALLSGDIETEAQAELLRRGLPPAEILKVPHHGSGRYDPAFLAATGARAALISVGADNDYGHPAPSTVATLHRLGMRVHRTDLSGDLAVVDGGGTLTVVPGRAAPAGGSLPGPRT from the coding sequence GTGACCCGCCGGTTGCGAAAGCCGGTCACGATGCGGACCGGCACGGTCGAGTGCGCCGGGAAGACCGAGGGCCCTGGCGGTTCCGGTGTTCTCGGGGAGGTCGGTGGTTTCAGGAGTTCAGGAGAGGAGCGGGGGGCGCACGCCGCGTATCTGGTCCTGCCCGCGGCGGCATCGTGGGTGACCGCTCTTGTCCTGCTGGGCCGCCCGGCGGCGACGGGCGCCGTGGTGGCCGCCCTCACGGCCGTGGGCGCCCTGGCCGTGGCCCTCCTGGTCCGGACAGGGAGAACCGCGGGCCGGCGGAACGCGGTGATCGCGGTCCTGGGGTGCACGGCCGCGGTGGCGGGGTCGGTGGCCTTCCGGGTGCACGCGGCCGGTACGGGACCGGTCGCCGAGCTGGCAGGGAGGCACGCCTCGGCGGTGATGGAGGTGGTGGTGACCGACGACCCCCGGGAGGTGGCCCGGCGTGGGGGGCTGTTCCGGCGGGAGAGCTTCGTGGTGCCCGCCCGGGTCGAGTCGGTCGGGACGGGGGCGGGCAGGGTGACGCTGCGGGCTCCGGTGGTGCTTTTCGTCTCCGGCGCGGAGTGGCGCTCGCTACTGCCCAGCCAGCGGGTCGAGATCAGCGGGCGCTTCGGCCCGGCGGACCCCGGTGAGCTGCTCGCGGCGGTGGTGCTGGTCAGGGGAGCACCGCGAGTCCTGAGCGGGCCCTCCTGGGAGCAACGCGCGGCCGGGGCGCTCAGATCGGGATTGAGGAAGGCTGCCGAGGTGTTGCCACCGGCGCAACGCGGGTTGCTACCCGGCCTGGTGGTCGGTGACGTGTCCCGAATGGACGATCAGGTCAGAGCCGATTTCAAGGCGGCGGGCCTCAGTCACCTGCTCGCCGTCTCCGGCGCCAACCTCGCCATCGTGGCCGGCGCGGCGGTCGCGATGGCCAGGATGGCCGGTCTGCCACTCGCGGTGCGGGCGGTGCTGGCGATCTCGGCCATGGTCGCCTTCTCGGTCGTCGCCCGGCCCTCGCCCAGTGTGCTCAGGGCCCTCCTGATGGGAGGGGTCGCCGCCGTGGCGCTCGGTACGGGCCGTTCGCGCGACGGCGTCGCGGCCCTGTCGGCGACGGTCCTGGGGCTGATCCTCTTCGTCCCCGACCTCGCCCGCTCCTACGGCTTCGCCCTGTCGGTCTTCGCCACCGCGGGCATTCTGGTCCTCGCCCCGCGCTGGCGCGACCGGCTCTCGGCCCGAATGCCCCGATGGACGGCGGAGGCGATCGCCGTGGCCGCCGCGGCCCAGGCCGCTGTCACCCCCGTCCTGGTCCTCATGTCCGGGCAGCTCGCACCGGTGGCGATCCCGGCCAACCTGCTCGCGGGTCCGGCCGTGGCCCCGGCCACCCTGCTCGGCTTCGCGGTGGCGCTGGTCGCCCCCCTGCACATGGGGCTCGCCCAGCTGCTGGTCCGGCCGGCGGGTCTGGCCACCGGATGGATCATCGAGGTGGCCGAGCACACCGCGGGGCTCCCGCTGGGCGTGCTCCCGTGGCCGGGCGGCGTCACCGGGCTGCTCCTGCTGGCCGGCGCCGTTCCGCTCGCCGTGCTGGCGCTGCGACACCGGAGGGCACGCCTGATCGCCCTGGCGGCCGTCGCCGGGCTGGTTCTCGCCGTGACGGTGGCCGTGCCGATCGTGACTCGTTGGCCGCCTCGCGGATGGCTACTGGTGGCCTGTGACGTCGGCCAGGGAGACGCGTTACTGGTCGCGGCGGGGCCGGGGCGAGCCGTGGTGGTGGACGCGGGGCCCGATCCCGTCCTGGTGGACCGTTGCCTGCGTTCCATGGGAGTCAGGGAGGTGCCACTGGTCATTCTCACCCATCCGCACCTCGACCATGTGGGAGGGCTCGACGGTGTCTTTCGCGGGCGTGCCGTGGGCGCGGTGCTGGTGACCCCGCACGGTACCGGAGGCGATGCCGGAGAGCACGAGGAGGCGAGGCTGAGCGAGGATCTCGCCCGCCGCCGCGTGGTCGAGTGGGCGGCGAGTCCGGGGGCGAGCTGGCGGTTCGGACCCTCCGAGCTGACGGTCATCGGCCCGGCGGCCGAGGCATCCCTGACCGGCGCGGGGAAGGGGGCGGCCGTCAACAACGCCAGCGTCGTGGTGCATGTCCGCTGGGCCGCGGGGTCGGCGCTGCTCAGTGGCGACATCGAGACCGAGGCTCAGGCGGAGCTGCTCCGCAGGGGCCTGCCGCCCGCCGAGATTCTCAAGGTTCCGCATCACGGGTCCGGCAGGTACGATCCGGCCTTCCTCGCCGCGACCGGTGCTCGTGCCGCCCTCATCAGCGTGGGGGCGGACAACGACTACGGCCATCCCGCTCCGTCGACCGTGGCCACGCTGCACCGGCTCGGTATGCGCGTCCACCGGACGGACCTGTCGGGGGACCTCGCCGTGGTGGACGGCGGGGGAACCCTGACGGTCGTCCCCGGAAGAGCCGCTCCGGCCGGTGGGTCTCTCCCGGGGCCTAGGACGTGA
- the holA gene encoding DNA polymerase III subunit delta, translated as MAATDPAPVILILGDEELLADRAVSEVTSAARAADPTTEVHDLPGAKMELGELTRMTSPSLFGDRSVVVVRSAQDLGKDVIAEVVSYAAHPADETVLVLVHPGGVKGKALVDGVKKTGAQVVTVTKVTKPAERLAFVKAELKRAGRTIGADAAAALLEAVGNDLRELAAACSQLAFDTPGKAIDEAAVARYHRGRAEVSGFTVADSAVEGRLGDALEQLRWALSTGTAPVLLVSALAGGLRSLAKVGGAPRNLRGGPLASHLGMPPWKIERVQRQLNGWGPEGLARAIQAVATADAQVKGGGADPGYALEHMVQTVVASRTGR; from the coding sequence ATGGCGGCAACCGATCCGGCACCCGTGATCCTGATACTCGGCGATGAGGAACTGCTGGCCGACCGCGCGGTGAGCGAGGTGACCTCGGCGGCCAGGGCGGCCGATCCGACCACCGAGGTGCACGACCTCCCCGGCGCGAAGATGGAGCTCGGGGAGCTCACCCGCATGACGTCGCCCTCGCTGTTCGGCGACAGGTCCGTGGTGGTCGTCCGCTCTGCCCAGGATCTCGGCAAGGACGTCATCGCCGAAGTCGTCTCCTACGCGGCCCACCCGGCCGACGAGACCGTGCTGGTCCTCGTCCATCCGGGAGGCGTCAAGGGGAAGGCCCTGGTCGACGGGGTCAAGAAGACCGGAGCTCAGGTGGTCACCGTCACCAAGGTGACCAAACCCGCCGAGCGGCTGGCGTTCGTCAAGGCGGAGCTGAAACGGGCCGGGCGCACCATCGGGGCCGACGCGGCCGCCGCGCTCCTCGAAGCCGTGGGCAACGACCTGCGCGAGCTTGCCGCCGCGTGCAGCCAGCTCGCCTTCGACACCCCCGGCAAGGCGATCGACGAGGCCGCCGTGGCGCGCTACCACCGGGGCAGGGCCGAGGTCAGCGGGTTCACCGTGGCAGACTCGGCAGTCGAGGGACGCCTGGGCGACGCCCTGGAGCAACTGCGCTGGGCGCTCTCGACCGGTACGGCACCGGTTCTGCTGGTGAGCGCGCTCGCCGGAGGCCTGCGCTCGCTGGCGAAGGTGGGCGGAGCTCCCCGAAACCTGAGGGGTGGTCCACTCGCCAGTCACCTCGGCATGCCGCCCTGGAAGATCGAACGGGTCCAGCGGCAGCTGAACGGTTGGGGGCCCGAGGGGCTCGCCCGCGCGATCCAGGCCGTCGCCACCGCCGACGCGCAGGTGAAGGGCGGCGGTGCCGACCCCGGGTACGCGCTGGAGCACATGGTCCAGACCGTGGTCGCCAGCCGTACCGGACGTTAG
- the rpsT gene encoding 30S ribosomal protein S20, with amino-acid sequence MANIKSQIKRNRQNEKARLRNKAVKSSLKTAIRKFREAADQGNVEQAAVLQRAAARQLDKAASKGVIHKNQAANRKSAIAQRAAALPAAAK; translated from the coding sequence GTGGCGAACATCAAGTCCCAGATCAAGCGCAACCGGCAGAACGAGAAGGCCCGGCTGCGCAACAAGGCTGTCAAGTCTTCCCTGAAGACGGCCATCCGTAAGTTCCGCGAGGCCGCCGACCAGGGTAACGTCGAGCAGGCCGCTGTGCTCCAGCGCGCCGCCGCCCGTCAGCTGGACAAGGCGGCCAGCAAGGGCGTCATCCACAAGAACCAGGCCGCCAACCGCAAGTCGGCGATCGCCCAGCGCGCCGCCGCCCTGCCGGCGGCCGCCAAGTAG